In Lachnospiraceae bacterium, the DNA window GCAGAAATGGTATCGTGGACAATGGCTGCTGCTCCCACCACTGTAGGAACGCCAACAGCCAGCACAGGTATCCCCAGAGTTTCCTTTGTCAGGCTGTGCCTGTGATTTCCCACTCCGGATCCAGGATGTATCCCTGTATCAGTCAGCTGTATGGTAGTTCCCAGACGCCGGATGCTTCTTGCCGCCAGCGCATCGATGGCAATGACCAGATCCGGTTTTATTTCGCGGATGAGACCTGATAATATCCGGGCCGTTTCCATACCTGTTTGTGCCATGACACCAGGTGCAATAGCTTTTAATCCCGTTTCATTTTGCGAAACACTAAGATTATTTACAGTGCGCGGACCAAGGGAATCCGGTGTTACGCTCTGGTTTCCAAGACCGGCAACTAATATGACCGGCTGGCCGTGCAAAAAGGGAGCTACCTTTTCTTCCCCTTCCTTTTTCCCCAGCGCATGCTCTGCCAGCTCTTTTAATACGTTTGCCAGCTCATCTGAAACTTCACTGTGGAAATCCTCATCCGGCAGAAGCAGTCTGTCTGCTTCTAATGTGAGATAACTT includes these proteins:
- the gpr gene encoding GPR endopeptidase; this translates as MKTARFEIRTDLALEEREGLKEQAKEVSGVSFRKWKGKTEDVQITEVKVLNEAGAQILGKPVGSYLTLEADRLLLPDEDFHSEVSDELANVLKELAEHALGKKEGEEKVAPFLHGQPVILVAGLGNQSVTPDSLGPRTVNNLSVSQNETGLKAIAPGVMAQTGMETARILSGLIREIKPDLVIAIDALAARSIRRLGTTIQLTDTGIHPGSGVGNHRHSLTKETLGIPVLAVGVPTVVGAAAIVHDTISALTGVLASEEATKNTGKWIENMNPEDQYRMIRELLEPEFGSLYVTPPDIDQRVKQLSFTISEGIHRAVTVFR